A window from Gossypium raimondii isolate GPD5lz chromosome 7, ASM2569854v1, whole genome shotgun sequence encodes these proteins:
- the LOC105798851 gene encoding B3 domain-containing transcription factor ABI3 isoform X2 produces MRGVQQQQQQQKMGGEDVHAVGGNEGNPSGFDDVVVEVERVMGSEEREMWLDRQQDDELLDVNDASIFYGDFPPLPDFPCMSSSSSSSSTPAPVKAVACSSSASTASSSSSAASWAVLKSDADEDMERKSNGHHIHLHHHHHQNYIQNSHQQEHHGKVDGTPAALSSTASMEIPQPPDQNVMDGVDCMDVMENFGYMDLIDNNDLFDPSSIFHHDDTGLEEFQQDQQNQQQQEHDSTQQQLGKQVGAMMYSKNEDQTQEEKASDDLAMVFLEWLKTNKETVSAEDLRRVKIKKATIECAARRLGGGKEAMKQLLKLILEWVQTNHLQRRRIKESASNNHPDHPCQYSNPNNLNPSSNPNLNCNPILPSEPNSFFSQPAWVPQPAYTTDPGAAPPPLPGFTPVVGYMGDPFANGAPNVTTHHHPYRPPTDYQVLDTAQTWPPSQFALAASQYNSFADNNLHPAPLQQQPSAFPGYVNQYPYQYVPGHNNNDQRLLRLGSSATKEARKKRMARQRRFASHHRNHGHHHNNQQSQLQNQSIDQHERIVNGNCVAAAQANPGNWVYWPSVAGALASNPPSVLPGDVTMVHPVDQTTMQGQTYQRQVATDRRQGWKPEKNLRFLLQKVLKQSDVGNLGRIVLPKKEAETHLPELEARDGISIAMEDIGTSRVWNMRYRFWPNNKSRMYLLENTGDFVRTNGLQEGDFIVIYSDVKCGKYLIRGVKVRQSGTKSETKRPGKSQKNHHTNSPSAAVSGSLPTPITQTVK; encoded by the exons atgaGAGGTGTACaacaacagcagcagcagcagaaGATGGGAGGTGAAGATGTGCATGCAGTGGGTGGAAATGAAGGAAACCCTTCAGGGTTTGATGATGTTGTTGTTGAGGTTGAAAGAGTGATGGGTAGTGAAGAAAGAGAGATGTGGCTGGATAGGCAGCAAGACGATGAGTTGCTTGATGTTAATGATGCTTCCATCTTCTATGGTGATTTCCCTCCTCTTCCTGATTTCCCTTGCATGTCGTCTTCTTCGTCTTCTTCGTCCACTCCGGCACCTGTTAAGGCCGTTGCATGCTCCTCCTCGGCTTCCACGGCTTCGTCTTCTTCTTCCGCGGCTTCTTGGGCTGTTTTGAAGTCGGATGCCGATGAAGACATGGAGAGAAAGAGTAATGGTCATCATATTCATCTTCACCACCACCATCATCAAAATTATATTCAGAATAGTCACCAGCAGGAGCACCATGGTAAGGTTGATGGAACACCAGCCGCCTTGTCTTCCACAGCCTCCATGGAGATCCCTCAGCCACCAGATCAGAATGTCATGGACGGCGTCGATTGTATGGACGTTATGGAGAATTTCGGGTACATGGATCTGATCGATAACAATGATTTATTCGATCCATCTTCGATATTTCACCATGATGATACTGGCCTAGAAGAGTTCCAACAAGATCAGCAAAACCAACAGCAGCAAGAACATGATTCGACTCAACAGCAGCTGGGGAAACAAGTGGGGGCAATGATGTACAGTAAGAACGAAGATCAGACCCAAGAAGAGAAAGCTTCGGATGATTTAGCCATGGTGTTCTTGGAGTGGCTCAAGACCAACAAAGAGACTGTCTCAGCAGAAGACTTGAGGAGAGTTAAAATCAAGAAAGCTACCATAGAGTGTGCCGCCAGGCGTTTGGGTGGAGGAAAAGAGGCCATGAAGCAGCTGTTGAAGCTTATTCTTGAATGGGTTCAAACCAATCATCTTCAGAGAAGGCGCATTAAAGAATCAGCTTCCAACAACCACCCTGATCACCCTTGCCAGTACTCTAACCCTAATAATCTCAACCCTAGCTCAAACCCAAACCTCAACTGCAACCCTATCTTACCATCTGAACccaactcttttttttctcaaccAGCATGGGTTCCACAACCAGCTTACACAACAGATCCGGGGGCTGCACCACCACCGCTGCCAGGTTTCACACCTGTAGTGGGGTATATGGGGGATCCTTTTGCAAATGGAGCTCCTAATGTTACCACCCACCACCACCCTTATCGGCCCCCAACGGATTATCAAGTGCTGGACACAGCTCAAACGTGGCCACCTTCACAGTTTGCTTTGGCAGCCTCTCAATACAACTCATTTGCAGACAATAATCTCCATCCAGCTCCACTTCAGCAGCAGCCATCTGCCTTTCCTGGGTATGTGAATCAATATCCGTATCAGTACGTCCCGGGGCATAATAATAATGATCAAAGGTTACTACGGTTAGGCTCGTCTGCTACTAAAGAGGCAAGAAAGAAGAGGATGGCAAGGCAAAGAAGGTTTGCATCACACCATAGAAATCACGGTCATCATCATAATAATCAACAAAGCCAGCTCCAGAACCAAAGTATTGACCAACATGAAAGGATTGTGAACGGTAACTGTGTTGCCGCAGCCCAAGCCAACCCCGGAAACTGGGTCTATTGGCCATCGGTTGCCGGTGCCTTAGCTTCGAATCCTCCGTCAGTTCTTCCTGGTGATGTCACTATGGTGCATCCTGTGGATCAAACAACCATGCAAGGACAGACTTATCAACGGCAAGTGGCAACAGATAGACGACAG GGATGGAAACCAGAGAAGAATTTGCGGTTTCTTTTGCAAAAAGTTTTGAAGCAGAGCGATGTGGGCAATCTTGGAAGAATAGTGCTGCCAAAG AAAGAAGCAGAAACTCATCTTCCTGAATTAGAAGCAAGAGATGGGATCTCCATAGCCATGGAAGACATTGGAACATCTCGAGTTTGGAACATGCGCTATAG ATTCTGGCCAAACAATAAAAGCAGGATGTATCTTCTTGAAAATACAG GGGATTTCGTGAGAACAAATGGACTCCAAGAAGGAGATTTCATAGTGATATATTCAGATGTAAAATGTGGCAAATAT TTGATACGAGGAGTAAAAGTCCGGCAGTCGGGGACAAAATCGGAGACCAAAAGACCAGGAAAATCCCAGAAAAACCACCATACGAATTCTCCATCTGCCGCCGTCAGTGGTTCATTACCCACACCTATTACACAGACAGTAAAGTAA
- the LOC105798851 gene encoding B3 domain-containing transcription factor ABI3 isoform X1 — MRGVQQQQQQQKMGGEDVHAVGGNEGNPSGFDDVVVEVERVMGSEEREMWLDRQQDDELLDVNDASIFYGDFPPLPDFPCMSSSSSSSSTPAPVKAVACSSSASTASSSSSAASWAVLKSDADEDMERKSNGHHIHLHHHHHQNYIQNSHQQEHHGKVDGTPAALSSTASMEIPQPPDQNVMDGVDCMDVMENFGYMDLIDNNDLFDPSSIFHHDDTGLEEFQQDQQNQQQQEHDSTQQQLGKQVGAMMYSKNEDQTQEEKASDDLAMVFLEWLKTNKETVSAEDLRRVKIKKATIECAARRLGGGKEAMKQLLKLILEWVQTNHLQRRRIKESASNNHPDHPCQYSNPNNLNPSSNPNLNCNPILPSEPNSFFSQPAWVPQPAYTTDPGAAPPPLPGFTPVVGYMGDPFANGAPNVTTHHHPYRPPTDYQVLDTAQTWPPSQFALAASQYNSFADNNLHPAPLQQQPSAFPGYVNQYPYQYVPGHNNNDQRLLRLGSSATKEARKKRMARQRRFASHHRNHGHHHNNQQSQLQNQSIDQHERIVNGNCVAAAQANPGNWVYWPSVAGALASNPPSVLPGDVTMVHPVDQTTMQGQTYQRQVATDRRQGWKPEKNLRFLLQKVLKQSDVGNLGRIVLPKKEAETHLPELEARDGISIAMEDIGTSRVWNMRYSFRFWPNNKSRMYLLENTGDFVRTNGLQEGDFIVIYSDVKCGKYLIRGVKVRQSGTKSETKRPGKSQKNHHTNSPSAAVSGSLPTPITQTVK; from the exons atgaGAGGTGTACaacaacagcagcagcagcagaaGATGGGAGGTGAAGATGTGCATGCAGTGGGTGGAAATGAAGGAAACCCTTCAGGGTTTGATGATGTTGTTGTTGAGGTTGAAAGAGTGATGGGTAGTGAAGAAAGAGAGATGTGGCTGGATAGGCAGCAAGACGATGAGTTGCTTGATGTTAATGATGCTTCCATCTTCTATGGTGATTTCCCTCCTCTTCCTGATTTCCCTTGCATGTCGTCTTCTTCGTCTTCTTCGTCCACTCCGGCACCTGTTAAGGCCGTTGCATGCTCCTCCTCGGCTTCCACGGCTTCGTCTTCTTCTTCCGCGGCTTCTTGGGCTGTTTTGAAGTCGGATGCCGATGAAGACATGGAGAGAAAGAGTAATGGTCATCATATTCATCTTCACCACCACCATCATCAAAATTATATTCAGAATAGTCACCAGCAGGAGCACCATGGTAAGGTTGATGGAACACCAGCCGCCTTGTCTTCCACAGCCTCCATGGAGATCCCTCAGCCACCAGATCAGAATGTCATGGACGGCGTCGATTGTATGGACGTTATGGAGAATTTCGGGTACATGGATCTGATCGATAACAATGATTTATTCGATCCATCTTCGATATTTCACCATGATGATACTGGCCTAGAAGAGTTCCAACAAGATCAGCAAAACCAACAGCAGCAAGAACATGATTCGACTCAACAGCAGCTGGGGAAACAAGTGGGGGCAATGATGTACAGTAAGAACGAAGATCAGACCCAAGAAGAGAAAGCTTCGGATGATTTAGCCATGGTGTTCTTGGAGTGGCTCAAGACCAACAAAGAGACTGTCTCAGCAGAAGACTTGAGGAGAGTTAAAATCAAGAAAGCTACCATAGAGTGTGCCGCCAGGCGTTTGGGTGGAGGAAAAGAGGCCATGAAGCAGCTGTTGAAGCTTATTCTTGAATGGGTTCAAACCAATCATCTTCAGAGAAGGCGCATTAAAGAATCAGCTTCCAACAACCACCCTGATCACCCTTGCCAGTACTCTAACCCTAATAATCTCAACCCTAGCTCAAACCCAAACCTCAACTGCAACCCTATCTTACCATCTGAACccaactcttttttttctcaaccAGCATGGGTTCCACAACCAGCTTACACAACAGATCCGGGGGCTGCACCACCACCGCTGCCAGGTTTCACACCTGTAGTGGGGTATATGGGGGATCCTTTTGCAAATGGAGCTCCTAATGTTACCACCCACCACCACCCTTATCGGCCCCCAACGGATTATCAAGTGCTGGACACAGCTCAAACGTGGCCACCTTCACAGTTTGCTTTGGCAGCCTCTCAATACAACTCATTTGCAGACAATAATCTCCATCCAGCTCCACTTCAGCAGCAGCCATCTGCCTTTCCTGGGTATGTGAATCAATATCCGTATCAGTACGTCCCGGGGCATAATAATAATGATCAAAGGTTACTACGGTTAGGCTCGTCTGCTACTAAAGAGGCAAGAAAGAAGAGGATGGCAAGGCAAAGAAGGTTTGCATCACACCATAGAAATCACGGTCATCATCATAATAATCAACAAAGCCAGCTCCAGAACCAAAGTATTGACCAACATGAAAGGATTGTGAACGGTAACTGTGTTGCCGCAGCCCAAGCCAACCCCGGAAACTGGGTCTATTGGCCATCGGTTGCCGGTGCCTTAGCTTCGAATCCTCCGTCAGTTCTTCCTGGTGATGTCACTATGGTGCATCCTGTGGATCAAACAACCATGCAAGGACAGACTTATCAACGGCAAGTGGCAACAGATAGACGACAG GGATGGAAACCAGAGAAGAATTTGCGGTTTCTTTTGCAAAAAGTTTTGAAGCAGAGCGATGTGGGCAATCTTGGAAGAATAGTGCTGCCAAAG AAAGAAGCAGAAACTCATCTTCCTGAATTAGAAGCAAGAGATGGGATCTCCATAGCCATGGAAGACATTGGAACATCTCGAGTTTGGAACATGCGCTATAG TTTCAGATTCTGGCCAAACAATAAAAGCAGGATGTATCTTCTTGAAAATACAG GGGATTTCGTGAGAACAAATGGACTCCAAGAAGGAGATTTCATAGTGATATATTCAGATGTAAAATGTGGCAAATAT TTGATACGAGGAGTAAAAGTCCGGCAGTCGGGGACAAAATCGGAGACCAAAAGACCAGGAAAATCCCAGAAAAACCACCATACGAATTCTCCATCTGCCGCCGTCAGTGGTTCATTACCCACACCTATTACACAGACAGTAAAGTAA